The following proteins are encoded in a genomic region of Liolophura sinensis isolate JHLJ2023 chromosome 7, CUHK_Ljap_v2, whole genome shotgun sequence:
- the LOC135471347 gene encoding trafficking protein particle complex subunit 5-like has product MVQYCQNRVFTVPDLQNKLAEMGHHVGSRVLDVMFVREKGFKRETKLLNMLLFIKSNLWKTLFGKEADKLEHANDDERTYYIIEKEPLINKFISVPKDKGSLNCAAFTAGILEAVLNGSNFPAKVTVHWHKGTTFMIKFDEAVITRDKMVEGR; this is encoded by the exons GTGTTCACTGTTCCAGATCTACAGAACAA gTTGGCAGAGATGGGCCATCATGTTGGCTCTAGGGTATTAGATGTGATGTTCGTAAGGGAGAAAGGGTTTAAACGAGAAACAAAATTACTCAACATGCTGCTCTTCATCAAGTCAAACCTATGGAAG ACTCTTTTTGGAAAGGAGGCAGACAAGCTAGAGCATGCTAATGATGATGAAAGAACCT ATTATATAATAGAAAAGGAGCCTTTAATCAACAAGTTTATTTCTGTTCCAAAAGATAAAG gtaGCCTAAACTGTGCAGCATTTACTGCTGGTATATTGGAGGCTGTTCTCAACGGATCAAACTTT CCAGCAAAGGTGACTGTTCATTGGCACAAGGGTACAACATTCATGATCAAATTTGATGAAGCCGTAATAACAAGAGACAAAATGGTGGAAGGCAGATAG